GCCGGGCACGTTGGAGATGATCAGGTTCATCGGTGGGCGACGTGTTGCGCCGAGCCCGGTGATCAGGACGGCTGTCACGGGCATGGCGGTGAGGACGGTGAACAGGCGCCGTACCGGGAGCGGCATCGAACGCAGGTGGTTCTTCGCGGCACTGGAGGAGACGTTGATCGCCTTCAACCGGGTCATCGGGTCGGCGATGTCGGTGGCGAGACTGGCCCACACCATGCCCGCGGCGTTGCCGCCTTCCTCGCCCTCGTAGCGCAGGCTCACCGGTACGCCGCTGATCAGTGGAGCCTCGGGGAGAACATCCTCGTCGAGCAGGTGGCGGCGCAGCGCGCCGCTGCACACTGCTAGGAAAACGTCGTTGACCGAGACGTCCGCGAGGCGGGCGACTTCCTGCATCCGGGCCAGTTCGACCTGTTGGGTCGCGACCCGCCGAGCGCCGGTCACCGGGAGGTTGAGCACCGAGGTCGGTGCGTCGAAGGGGCGGCGCACCGCGTCGCTGCCGCGGCGGATCAGCAGACCCGACACGCCTGCCGACAGCGATCGGGCCCATTCCGCCGGTCCGAGGCCCGCGGGCTTTCGTGCCACGTGTGCGGTGTGCTCGACAGTTCGGTGGTTGTGCCATGGCGCCGTCGACGGGCCGGCGGGCGTGTCGGCCAAGGCGTTGCCGCACATGCGGACACCGTTCACGCCGTCGGTCAGGGCGTGGTGGATCTTGGTGTAGATCGCGAACCGGTTGTCGCTGAGCCCTTCGATGACGTGGCAGGTCCACAGTGGCCGGGACCTGTCCAAGGTGACACCGTGCAGGTAGGAGATGAGCTCACCCAGCTGCCGCTCCCCGCCCGGCGCCGGGAGCGCGGTGTGGCGCACGTGGTACTCCATGTCGATCGACTCCGCGGGCACAACCGCCGGGAAGGCTCGGGTCGTCGGCCCGTGCACCAGCCGCAGGTTGAACGGCGCCACGAGGTCGCTGGACGCCCGATAGGCCGCCACGATGTCGGCGACCAACGAGCCGGGCGCGCCGTCGGGGATCGAGAAGATCTGGAGCGACCCGACGTGCATCGGGGTTGCGGGGGACTCCAGGTGGAGGTACGCGCCGTCGATGACGGGAAGCCGCCGCGAGTCGGTCTGGGCCATGTCGACTCCTTTCAGGGGACGCTGACTGTTACCTCTCCCAAGATGTCAGGCGACAGCATCTGCTCCTTGACGTCACGCGACAAGAACTTGATGATTTACGACATGGGCCTAATCCGCGGGACATCGTTGCAGGGGTATTCGGAGCTGGTGCGATCGCTCGGTGGAGACCCGAACGCCCTGTTGCGTGCGGTCAAGATTCCGCCTTCTGCGGCGGGCCAGTTCGATACCTACCTGGGTCATCGCGGTGTGATCGGCGCCATCGAGAGTGCTGCCACCGTGACGGGGACGCCCGACTTCGGCAGGCTCCTTGCCCAACGTCAGGGCATCGAGATTCTCGGCCCGATCGGAGCGGCCGCGCGCACGGCCCGCAACTTCGGCGAGGCGCTCGGTTCCTTCCGTGAGTACCTCGCGGTCTATTCACCCAACATTCAGGCGACCGTGCAGCCACATCACGACCACCACTACATTTTTCTCGACCTGCGTATTGTGTTGCGGCCGAGGCCCGCGCTTCGCCAGACTCTGGAGCTCACCCTCGGAGTGACGCTCAACATCCTCAAGCTGTTTCTCGGCCCCACCTATCGGCCGGTCAGCGTCCACGTCCCCCACGAGGCACTCACTCCCGAACGGGAATACCGCCGCTACTTCGGAGCCCCCGCCCGCTTCGGTGAGCCGTCCTGCGGCTTCACGATCCTCGCCGCCGAACTCGACCGGCCGCTCTCCGACGACGAGACCGCACACCGCGCCCTGCGCGCCTACCTCGACTCCATCTCCGGGGTCGACCACAATGACCTCGATGAGTCGGTGCAACGGCTGATCAGCCACCTACTCCCCACCGGAGGCCTAAGCATCGGCGTCGTCGCCCGCCAACTCGACCTCCACCCCCGCACACTCCAACGGCGCCTCGCCGACCAGGGCACCACCTTCGAAGCGTTGGTGGACCGGACCCGGATGGACCTGGCCGACCGCCTGCTCCGCGAAACCGACATGCCCATGACACAGCTCGCGGGGGTACTCGGATACAGCGAACAAAGCGTGCTCGTCTGGGCCAGCCGACGCTGGTTCGGCACCACCCCAACACACCGACGACGAGACGCACAGCACGGCTGACACCCGATATCGCACGATCGCTGCCATAGCCGTGCTGGAGTGAAGAGCTTGGTGGTTCCCGGTGGCGGCGGCCCCCACCTGTCGACGCCCTGTCCGCACAGCCCTGACGGGTGACCCAATTGAGGACCGGCTAACGGACACCCTGCATACCCCCTCGCAGCGTTGATTCGACCTGGGGCGACGTCGTCTCATTTGACTGGTACGAATTGTTTCTCAAAGAGGGGAGGCTATCCGTTACAGTCGGACGATGGCCGCGACGCACGTCGGCTACTGCCGATGCTCCACCGATTCCCAGGACCTCACCGCACAACGCGAACGGCTTCGTGAACTCGGTGTCGCCGCGGATCGGATCTACCTCGACCACGGACTCACCGGCACCAACCGGGCTCGCCCCGGCTTGGACCAGGCGCTCGCCGCCCTGCGCGAAGGCGACACCCTCGTCGTCCCGAAACTCGACCGCCTGGCGCGGTCGGTTCCCGACGCCCGAGCCATCGGGGACGACCTCGCGCGACGCGGAATCAGACTTTCCCTCGGCGGCCAGGTCTACGACCCCACCGACCCCATGGGCAAGATGTTCTTCAACATTCTCGCCACCTTCGCCGAATTCGAAGTCGACCTGCTCCGGATGCGCACCCGCGAAGGCATGGCAGTCGCCCGTGCCAAAGGCCGTCTAAAAGGTCGAAAACCCAAGCTGTCCAACAAACAGCGCGCCGAACTACGACGTATGCACGCCACCGGCAACTACACCATCACCGATCTCGCCGAACTGTTCAGCATCTCCCGGCCCACGGTCTACCGCGCGATCGCAGCGGCAACAGAAAGCCGTGCGCCGCAACGGAGTCACGACCCATAGCGTCACCGTCGATCGGGAATGCCCAAGACGTTTGCATGCCGCAGGGTGCCCGATCGTGCCGACTATCTACCTGTCGCCCTGGGCCACGTTCAGGAGTTCGGGGCCTACGGGGAGGAGAGAATCCGGAGGACGAACACCAGCGTGTCGCCGGCCTCGATCCCTGCCTGCGGCTGGCCGCTCGGATATCCGTCCGCGGAGGTGATCGCCACGGCGACGTCGGAGCCCACGGTCTGC
Above is a genomic segment from Skermania piniformis containing:
- a CDS encoding wax ester/triacylglycerol synthase family O-acyltransferase, with product MAQTDSRRLPVIDGAYLHLESPATPMHVGSLQIFSIPDGAPGSLVADIVAAYRASSDLVAPFNLRLVHGPTTRAFPAVVPAESIDMEYHVRHTALPAPGGERQLGELISYLHGVTLDRSRPLWTCHVIEGLSDNRFAIYTKIHHALTDGVNGVRMCGNALADTPAGPSTAPWHNHRTVEHTAHVARKPAGLGPAEWARSLSAGVSGLLIRRGSDAVRRPFDAPTSVLNLPVTGARRVATQQVELARMQEVARLADVSVNDVFLAVCSGALRRHLLDEDVLPEAPLISGVPVSLRYEGEEGGNAAGMVWASLATDIADPMTRLKAINVSSSAAKNHLRSMPLPVRRLFTVLTAMPVTAVLITGLGATRRPPMNLIISNVPGPDRTKYLRGARLEALYPISLPGRGQALNITSISYAGQFNIGFTGARDNLPHLQRLAGYTADALAELEAALPQGSAPRRRGRANTDHRA
- a CDS encoding AraC family transcriptional regulator — translated: MTSRDKNLMIYDMGLIRGTSLQGYSELVRSLGGDPNALLRAVKIPPSAAGQFDTYLGHRGVIGAIESAATVTGTPDFGRLLAQRQGIEILGPIGAAARTARNFGEALGSFREYLAVYSPNIQATVQPHHDHHYIFLDLRIVLRPRPALRQTLELTLGVTLNILKLFLGPTYRPVSVHVPHEALTPEREYRRYFGAPARFGEPSCGFTILAAELDRPLSDDETAHRALRAYLDSISGVDHNDLDESVQRLISHLLPTGGLSIGVVARQLDLHPRTLQRRLADQGTTFEALVDRTRMDLADRLLRETDMPMTQLAGVLGYSEQSVLVWASRRWFGTTPTHRRRDAQHG
- a CDS encoding recombinase family protein → MAATHVGYCRCSTDSQDLTAQRERLRELGVAADRIYLDHGLTGTNRARPGLDQALAALREGDTLVVPKLDRLARSVPDARAIGDDLARRGIRLSLGGQVYDPTDPMGKMFFNILATFAEFEVDLLRMRTREGMAVARAKGRLKGRKPKLSNKQRAELRRMHATGNYTITDLAELFSISRPTVYRAIAAATESRAPQRSHDP